Proteins co-encoded in one Nicotiana sylvestris chromosome 7, ASM39365v2, whole genome shotgun sequence genomic window:
- the LOC138873576 gene encoding uncharacterized protein, which yields MLSEHGMNLTYMQAWRAKEKALQFLRGHPTDSYSKLPSYLYILEKTYPGYVVKLKKTDDNYFLYVFVAICTSISGWKYCRPVVVVDGTFLKSAYREIILTTSTIDAAGTILPFAYVVVDSENDASWKLFFEQFKHAYGERPNMCVVSDRKESILKETSIVYPVMPHYSCMWHIWTNIRAKFKKGHLKLSELYFVTARSYTLDEFNEMMSKIEEIDPRVKAYLYDIGYPRWSQVHPTVNRTWTMTSNIAESLNVVTKYARELPIVELLEYMRALLECWTKEKLLKAKGTFTYLGFKFNKELDDNRILSHKLRVRASTDYIHTVLDSVRHYIVCLENKRCSCGQFQLDKFHCTHALVALRYRDESFEQYCSPYHTRENLLRTYEILVNPLPDESKWNAPQHISEEVVNPPTREKRQSGRPQKERYKTNDEINSKKYKVSCGNCVGEGHNKRSCKNAPKKK from the exons ATGTTGTCTGAACACGGAATGAATCTAACCTACATGCAAGcttggagagcaaaggaaaaggctttacagtttttgagaggtCATCCTACTGACTCCTACAGCAAATTGCCTAGTTATTTGTATATTCTGGAGAAAACTTATCCGGGGTATGTAGTTAAATTGAAGAAGACGGACGATAACTACTTCTTGTATGTATTTGTTGCGATTTGTACGTCAATCAGTGGTTGGAAATATTGTAGGCCAGTTGTAGTAGTTGATGGGACCTTCTTAAAGTCAGCATACAGGGAAATAATACTAACAACTAGTACAATTGATGCAGCAG GTACCATATTACCATTCGCATATGTTGTTGTTGATTCAGAAAATGACGCATCATGGAAGTTGTTTTTTGAGCAATTCAAACATGCATATGGTGAAAGACCAaatatgtgtgttgtttcagaTCGGAAAGAGAGTATCTTGAAAGAAACATCTATTGTTTATCCCGTCATGCCACATTATtcttgcatgtggcatatttggacaaatataaggGCAAAGTTCAAGAAGGGACATCTAAAGTTAAGTGAATTGTACTTTGTCACGGCACGGTCATACACGcttgatgaatttaatgaaatgatgtcaaagattgaagagatTGACCCGCGTGTTAAAGCATACTTATACGATATTGGCTATCCTAGATGGTCTCAAGTACATCCTACGGTGAACAGAACTTGGACTATGACATCAAACATTGCAGAGTCGTTGAATGTTGTAACAAAATATGCAAGAGAGTTGCCGATAGTAGAACTATTAGAGTATATGAGGGCCCTTCTTGAATGTTGGACGAAGGAAAAGTTATTGAAAGCAAAGGGTACATTCACATACCTTGGGTTTAAATTCAACAAAGAGTTGGATGACAACAGAATATTGTCGCACAAGCTTAGA GTTAGGGCTTCAACAGACTACATCCATACAGTACTAGATAGTGTGAGGCACTATATTGTTTGTCTTGAAAACAAGAGATGTAGTTGTGGGCAATTCCAGCTTGATAAATTTCATTGTACACATGCTTTGGTTGCTTTAAGATACAGGGATGAGTCTTTTGAACAATATTGTTCTCCTTATCATACAAGGGAGAACCTCTTGCGTACTTATGAAATACTAGTAAATCCCTTGCCTGATGAAAGCAAATGGAATGCGCCACAACATATATCTGAAGAAGTAGTAAATCCACCTACAAGAGAGAAAAGGCAGTCAGGAAGACctcaaaaagaaagatacaaaacaaaTGATGAAATAAATTCAAAGAAGTACAAGGTTTCATGTGGAAACTGCGTAGGagaagggcataacaaaagatcttgcaagaatgcacccaaaaagaaataa
- the LOC104247372 gene encoding large ribosomal subunit protein uL18-like: MAFIKVQKTRAYFKRFQVKFKRRREGKTDYRARNRLINQDKNKYNTPKYRFVVRFTNKDIIAQIVSASIAGDMILASAYARELPQYGLKVGLTNYAAAYCTGLLLARRVLKKLEMDEEYQGNPEASGEDYSVEPAESRRPFRALLDVGLIRTTTGNRVFGALKGALDGGLDIPHSEKRFAGFSKDSKQLDADVHRKYIYGGHVATYMKTLTEDEPEKYQSHFSEYIKQGLEADDLEEMYKKVHAAIRADPSPKKSEKQPPKQHKRYNLKKLTYEERKAKLIERLNALNSAAGNDDDEEDDD; this comes from the exons ATG GCATTCATCAAAGTCCAGAAGACTAGGGCTTACTTTAAGCGTTTCCAGGTTAAATTCAAGAGAAGGAGAG AGGGGAAGACTGACTACAGAGCGAGGAATCGCCTGATTAATCAGGACAAAAACAAGTACAACACTCCAAAATATCGTTTCGTTGTCCGATTT ACTAACAAGGACATAATCGCCCAAATTGTGTCTGCTAGCATAGCCGGTGACATGATTCTTGCTTCTGCATATGCTCGTGAGCTGCCTCAGTATGGCCTCAAAGTTGGACTGACAAATTATGCTGCTG CTTACTGTACTGGACTTCTCTTGGCAAGACGAGTTCTCAAGAAACTCGAAATGGATGAGGAGTATCAAGGAAACCCTGAG GCCAGTGGAGAGGATTACTCAGTTGAACCCGCTGAAAGCAGGAGGCCGTTCCGTGCTCTCTTGGATGTGGGCCTTATTAGAACTACTACTGGAAATCGTGTTTTTGGTGCTCTAAAG GGTGCATTGGATGGTGGACTTGATATTCCTCATAGCGAAAAGAGGTTTGCTGGGTTCAGCAAGGACTCCAAGCAACTTGATGCTGATGTTCACCGCAAGTACATCTATGGTGGCCATGTCGCAACATATATGAAG ACTTTGACTGAAGATGAACCTGAGAAATATCAGTCTCACTTTAGTGAGTACATTAAGCAAGGTCTTGAGGCTGATGATCTCGAGGAGATGTACAAGAAAGTTCATGCTGCCATACGTGCTGATCCAAGCCCAAAGAAATCTGAGAAGCAGCCTCCCAAGCAGCACAAGAG GTACAACCTGAAGAAGCTGACTTACGAGGAAAGGAAGGCCAAGTTGATTGAGAGACTGAATGCTTTGAATTCAGCTGCTGGTAACGACGATGACGAGGAAGATGATGATTGA